A single region of the Gasterosteus aculeatus chromosome 1, fGasAcu3.hap1.1, whole genome shotgun sequence genome encodes:
- the unc80 gene encoding protein unc-80 homolog isoform X3: protein MVKRKSLDDNEPECGKGIPFPIQTFLWRQTSAFLRPKLGKQYEASCVSFERVLVENKLHGLSPALSEAIQSISRWELVQAALPHVLHCTSILLSNRNRLGHQDKLGVAETKLLHTLHWMLLDAAQECNHEPSLSHGWSGGSSSSAFLQPVGNQGSSPGAPGSGSGSALGGSGPQHGGSLPEEDEHARTKLFHKSMATVELFVFLFAPLIHRIKESDLTFRLASGLVIWQPMWEHRQPDIPAFTALIKPVRNIVTAKRNSPVNNQCSPCGSGNPGPMGFQVVCEAAQSDSSSPAAGERSCRRGNSVEKGGPSQQPPAVKGPSKKKTSAPAGLLTSMAQRARYATYFDVAVLRCLLQPHWTEEGVHWALMFYLQRLRQILEERPERTSEPSVTPLPRPRSSSMVAATPSLVNTHKTQDMTLKCNEEGKSLSTETFTKVSLTSLRRQAVPDLSSDLGMSIFKKFKNRRDDRERKGSIPYHHAGKKRQRRMGVPFLLHEDHLDVSPTRSTFSFGSFSGLGDDRRALDRGGWQATIMGRRGAADNQNISHATSSQSCFLSPKLPAGKFTRRGSTDTAADADSLSAKHSHSHHSLLRDMPDHSNSHSDNTVREVRSQISTITMAAFNTTVASFNVGYADFFTEHMKKLCNPVTVPEMPVEPLACANLPRSFTDSCINYSCLEEGENIEGTNNFVQKNGMLDLTAVLRALYAVLSHDISSRICDVALNIIDCLLQLSVVPDMGKKLCKPDNKENQEARAKDTAGQGLGAGAQGGGSLPGAGGGGDGGGGGGGGGGGGGGGGSGGGSGQGSKDDVKNNKDYDKKVCSSCILSEVGPIGHTLEYLNISTQRSYALTFVFFTPSTRKQEEGSGFSTHRLALTMLIKIVKSLGCAYGCGEGHRGLSGDRLRMQAQNCLTSLYKLDKVQFRQTMREYVNKDSLNNIVDFLHALLGFCMEPITDKYGSAGERSRRAKKRNIDKAGFGNNFTTGDNKSVAQNMEAVVVGCMFKSLITRCASTTHELHSPENLGLYCDIRQLVQFIKEAHGNVFRRVALSALLDSAEKVTTTKKPEEKEEAKQPGPRSDEQIPGALLGRKDFWRKMFKSQSAASDTSSQSEQDTSECTTAHSGTTTDRRSRSRSRRISLRKKLKLPIGNWLKRSSLSGLTDGVEDLLDISSVDRLSFIRQSSKVKFTSAVKLLEGGAVGPEFARDEEENFFKRLGKWRSGRRNPSKLHHTEEKDGPHGFQERLAASQEAMKNKNVVNLGAIRQGMKRFQFLLNCCEPGTIPDASILAAALDLEAPVVARASLFLECARFVHRCNRGNWPEWMKGHHVNITKRGLSRGRSPVVGNKRNQKLQWNAAKHFCQWGDAIGTRLSELCHSDSESPANILGYIFDEETKRRMRKEDEEEDYLDDNTVNPTKCGCPFALKMAACQLLLEITTFLRETFPCLPRPRTEPLVDLESCRLRLDPDLGRQRYERKISFAGILDDEDGHDSLNSSSHTLKSDTVCDEKKQSEVQDNLAPLPSPPAPSRKIRIGGSRLLQIKGARSFRIKKGGSLSSIRRAGSLKSTKIPRQDSGSENDEGLLSQTHSRDTVTDIGSPFSTSEPSIEPEGQGSGGAEDNYHRNMSWLHIMILLCNQQSFICTHVDFCHPRCYQHHSRSCARLVRAIKLVYGETVDSLREESASSGFIGARAKKSKECSDKSCLRTPSMKRRPTDSNTEGKKDTGMLKYIRNQVMSLSPAPLSLLIKAAPILTDDMYGDIQPAAWELLLSVDEHMAAAAAAMFLLCAVKVPDAVTEMMMAEFQHQEACQRINSVLKFYTLWRFRYQVWPRMEEGAQQIFKIPPPSINFTLPSPILGMPCVPIFDPPWVPQNTGSVRDPINEDQSFSTLIQSVHAIKSFSARAVSRSHQRAEHILKNLQQEEEKRRLGREASIITAIPVAQEACYEPTCSPPPEQEEEAEEVVNLASRRLSVSPSCASSNSHRNYSFRRGSVWSVRSLASAEDEENTTEHTPTHHMLQPPQAVFPACICAAVLPIVHLMEDGEVREDGVAVSAVAQQILWNCLIEDPALVLRHFLEKLTVSNRQDELMFMLRKLLLNIGDLPAQTSHILFNYLVGLIMYFVRTPCEWGMDAISATLTFLWEVVGYVEGLFFKDLKQTMKKEQCEVKLLVTASMPGTKTLVVHGQNECDIPTQLPVHEDTQFEALLKECLEFFNIPEARSAHYFLMDKRWNLIHYSKTYVRDIYPFRRSVSPQLNLVHMLPEKGQELIQKQVFSRKLEEVGRVLFLISLTQNMPAVHKQSHVSLLQEDLLRLPSFPRTAIDAEFSLATEPQGKELFGLDTLHKVLWIKLLEEMFLGMPSEYPWGDEMMLFLNVFNGALLLHPEDSALLRQYTATAINTAVHFNHLFSLSGYQWILPTMLQVYADYESNPLLRRGIEFCCRQFYILHRKPFVLQLFASVAPLLEFTTSTSTGLSKGVSAQCLFDLLISLEGETKDALDALELVKAEKPLRSLDFCYGNEDLAFSVSDSIKLCVTVAAYAPESFRSLQMLMVLEALVPCHLQKLKINTVTMESASAARDEIAAIAALATSLQALLYSSESLTRPMTAPQMSRSDQGHKGGTAANHAMSGGVNTRDNLHLLEEGQGMPREELDERIAREEFRRPRESLLNICTEFYKHCGPRLKILQNVAGEPRVTALELLDIKSHMRLAEIAHALLKLAPYDTLTMESRGLRRYIMEMLPITDWSSEAVRPALILILKRLDRMFNKIHKMPTLRCARPQALCTRRQVEWEAASSLIEGICLTLQRQPIISFLPHLRSLINVCVNLVMGVVGPSSVADGLPLLHLSPYLSPPLPFSTAVVRLVALQIQALKEDFPLSHVISPFTNQERREGMLLNLLIPFVLTVGSGSKDSPHLEQPEIFLLLQTVINILLPPRIISTSRTKNFMLDASPAHCSTPGDTGKDLRREGLAESTSQAAYLALKVVLVCFERSLGNQWYRLSLQVKEMALRKVGGLAFWDFIDFIVRTRIPIFVLLRPFIQCKLLTQPADSQEEITARHHIADQLERRFIPRPLCKSSLFAEFNNELKILKEAVHSGSAYQGKTSISTVGTSTSAYRLSLATMSRSNTGTGTVWEQESQPSRQPSQDTLSRTDEDDEENDSMSIPSVVSEHEAFLPRMMAQRRFSSHATGSVASQPEVPRATMLPSHSEPNVLDESQGLLQEGNLSRVASVQSEPGPQNLLLQPPLGRKRGLRQLRRPLLSIPKNEPRGRSGARISTTRRGIQPKNKPLAHADQKRSVTFTENQGQGTGGTTEPAAEARKASPALSKSPTLEAASVSSATVTADLHGPAETQVAPAVSSKERREQWGLRSSLSPPHSISRPSTPTHPSRTCSPLPLSRTCSPLALSRTSSPLPPPLPVLGTAPAPGPPPPPPLPPAPLLPPPPPGAPRIRESPGDEDTAALLPRGDTLLQLSEDGGTENPLLRPLLSHPSPRRRPLPFSPVDLDLDESHV, encoded by the exons GACCTGACCTTTCGATTGGCCAGCGGCCTGGTGATATGGCAGCCGATGTGGGAGCACCGGCAGCCCGACATCCCCGCCTTCACCGCGCTCATCAAACCAGTCAGAAACATTGTAACAG CAAAGAGGAACTCCCCCGTCAACAACCAGTGCAGCCCCTGTGGATCCGGCAACCCGGGTCCCATG GGATTCCAGGTGGTTTGCGAAGCCGCCCAATCGGATTCCTCCTCCCCCGCAGCTGGAGAGAGGAGCTGTCGTCGTGGTAACTCGGTCGAGAAAGGTGGCCCTTCCCAACAACCCCCAGCAGTGAAAGGTCCTTCCAAGAAAAA GACATCAGCGCCCGCCGGCCTGCTGACCTCCATGGCCCAACGAGCACGCTACGCAACGTACTTCGATGTGGCGGTGCTGCGCTGCCTGCTGCAGCCGCACTGGACAGAGGAGGGCGTGCACTGGGCCCTGATGTTCTACCTGCAGCGCCTGAGGCAGATCCTGGAGGAGAGACCCGAGCGCACCTCCGAACCCTCGGTGACGCCTCTGCCGCGTCCCCGCAGCAGCTCCATGGTGGCGGCTACGCCGTCACTGGTCAACACCCACAAGACTCAG GACATGACTCTGAAATGCAACGAAGAGGGGAAGTCTCTGAGCACAGAGACGTTTACGAAGGTCTCTCTGACCAGCCTCCGTCGTCAGGCCGTCCCTGACCTCTCCTCCGACCTGGGCATGAGCATTTTCAAGAAG TTTAAGAACCGGCGTGACGACCGCGAGCGAAAGGGCTCCATCCCGTACCATCACGCGGGGAAGAAGCGCCAGCGGCGTATGGGCGTTCCCTTCCTGCTCCACGAGGACCACCTGGACGTCTCGCCCACCCGCAGCACCTTCTCCTTCGGTAGCTTCTCGGGCCTCGGGGATGACCGACGGGCTCTGGACCGCGGGGGCTGGCAGGCCACCATCATGGGTAGGCGGGGCGCCGCTGACAATCAGAATATATCGCATGCCACCAGCTCGCAGTCGTGCTTCCTCTCTCCTAAGCTCCCAGCTG GCAAGTTCACACGGAGGGGCAGCACGGACACTGCTGCAGACGCCGATAGTCTGAGTGCCAAGCACTCTCATTCCCACCACTCTTTGCTCAGAGACATGCCCGACCACTCCAACAGCCACAGCGATAACACCGTCAGAGAGG TGCGATCTCAGATCTCCACCATCACCATGGCTGCATTCAACACCACGGTGGCGTCATTCAACGTCGGCTACGCCGACTTCTTCACGGAGCACATGAAGAAGCTGTGCAACCCCGTCACTGTCCCCGAGATGCCTGTGGAGCCGCTGGCCTGCGCCAACCTGCCACGCAGCTTCACCGACTCCTGCATCAACTACTCCTGtctggaggaaggggagaaCATTGAGGGCACCAACAACTTTGTGCAGAAGAACGGCATGCTGGACCTCACT GCTGTGCTGCGGGCTCTCTACGCCGTCCTCAGCCACGACATCAGCTCCAGGATCTGCGACGTGGCTCTCAATATCATCGACTGCCTGCTGCAGCTGAGCGTGGTGCCCGACATGGGCAAGAAGCTGTGCAAGCCCGACAACAAGGAGAACCAGGAGGCCCGAGCCAAAGACACGGCCGGTCAGGGCCTCGGAGCGGGCGCCCAGGGAGGCGGGTCCCTCCcgggggcgggtggagggggcgatggtggtggtggtggtggaggaggaggaggaggaggaggaggggggggaagtggtGGAGGGAGTGGGCAAGGGAGCAAAGATGATGTGAAAAATAACAAGGATTACGATAAAAAGGTGTGTTCTTCCTGTATTCTCTCTGAAGTGGGTCCTATTGGTCACACACTTGAATATCTAAATATATCTACACAAAGGTCCTACGCGTTGACGTTTGTGTTCTTCACTCCTTCGACACGGAAACAGGAAGAAGGCTCTGGCTTCAGCACCCACCGCCTGGCTCTCACCATGCTGATAAAAATAGTGAAGTCGCTGGGCTGTGCCTATGGCTGTGGCGAGGGACACCGCGGCTTGTCAGGGGATCGCCTCCGGATGCAG GCCCAGAACTGCCTGACCAGCCTTTATAAGCTGGACAAGGTGCAGTTTCGACAGACAATGCGCGAGTACGTCAACAAAGATTCTCTCAATAACATAGTGGACTTCCTGCATGCACTGCTGGGCTTCTGCATGGAGCCCATCACTGACA AGTACGGCAGTGCAGGGGAGAGGTCCAGGAGggcgaaaaaaagaaacatcg ACAAGGCAGGCTTCGGTAACAACTTCACCACGGGGGACAACAAGTCCGTGGCCCAGAACATGGAGGCGGTTGTGGTGGGCTGCATGTTCAAGTCTCTCATAACCCGCTGCGCGTCGACCACACACGAGCTGCACAGCCCCGAGAACCTG GGCCTGTACTGTGACATCCGCCAGCTGGTGCAGTTCATTAAGGAGGCCCATGGAAATGTGTTCCGCCGGGTGGCGCTGAGCGCCCTCCTGGACAGCGCCGAGAAGGTCACCACCACCAAGAAAcccgaggagaaggaagaggccAAGCAGCCGGGACCCAGGAG TGACGAGCAGATCCCCGGCGCTCTGCTGGGCAGGAAGGACTTCTGGAGGAAGATGTTCAAGTCGCAGAGCGCCGCCAGCGACACCAGCAGCCAATCCGAGCAGGACACCTCCGAGTGCACCACCGCACACTCCGGCACCACCACGGACCGGCGCTCGCGTTCCAGATCCCGCCGCATCTCGCTTCGCAAGAAACTGAAGCTGCCGATAG GCAACTGGTTGAAGCGTTCTTCCCTTTCTGGACTGACCGACGGTGTTGAGGACCTGCTGGACATCAGCTCGGTGGATCGTCTCTCCTTCATACGTCAgagttcaaag GTGAAGTTCACCAGCGCGGTGAAGCTGCTGGAGGGCGGCGCGGTGGGGCCGGAGTTCGccagggacgaggaggagaattTCTTCAAGCGGCTCGGTAAATGGAGGTCTGGCAGGCGGAATCCATCCAAGCTTCACCACACAGAAGAGAAAGATG GACCTCACGGCTTTCAAGAGCGTCTGGCGGCCAGCCAGGAGGCCATGAAGAACAAGAACGTAGTGAATCTGGGCGCCATTCGACAGGGCATGAAGCGCTTCCAGTTCCTGCTGAACTGCTGCGAGCCGGGGACCATACCGGACGCCTCCATCCTCGCCGCTGCTCTGGACCTG GAAGCTCCTGTCGTGGCCCGGGCCTCCCTCTTCCTCGAATGCGCCCGGTTTGTGCACCGCTGTAACCGTGGCAACTGGCCGGAGTGGATGAAGGGCCACCACGTAAACATTACCAAGAGAGGCCTCTCGCGGGGTCGATCACCTGTTGTGGGCAACAAAAGAAACCAGAAGCTCCAGTGGAACGCCGCCAAACATTTCTGCCAGTGGGGAGAT GCCATCGGCACGAGGCTCAGTGAACTGTGTCACTCTGACAGCGAGAGCCCTGCAAACATCCTGGGTTACATCTTTGATGAGGAGACCAAACGGAGGATGAGAAaagaagacgaggaagaggactATCTGGATGACA ACACAGTCAATCCTACAAAATGTGGCTGCCCCTTCGCTCTGAAGATGGCTGCCTGCCAGCTGTTGTTGGAAATCACCACTTTCCTGCGGGAGACCTTTCCCTGCCTACCACGCCCACGCACCGAACCACTGGTG GATCTTGAAAGCTGCCGCCTGCGGCTGGACCCGGATCTCGGCCGCCAGCGCTACGAGAGGAAGATCAGCTTTGCGGGAATCCTCGACGACGAGGACGGCCACGACTcgctcaacagcagcagccacacgCTGAAGTCCGACACCGTCTGCGACGAGAAGAAGCAGTCTGAAGTCCAAG ACAATCTCGCCCCGCTGCCCTCCCCTCCAGCGCCGAGCCGGAAGATTCGCATCGGGGGCTCCCGGCTGCTCCAGATCAAAGGCGCTCGCAGCTTCCGCATAAAGAAAGGCGGCTCCCTGTCCTCCATACGCCGGGCCGGGAGCCTCAAGAGCACCAAGATACCGCGGCAGGACTCCGGGTCGGAGAACGACGAGGGGCTGCTGTCGCAAACGCACAGCAGGGATACCGTCACCGACATCG GCAGTCCCTTCAGCACCAGTGAACCCAGCATAGAGCCGGAGGGTCAGGGCTCTGGGGGAGCAGAGGACAACTACCACCGCAACATGTCCTGGCTCCAC ATTATGATCCTGCTGTGCAACCAGCAGAGCTTCATCTGCACCCACGTGGACTTCTGCCACCCTCGCTGTTACCAGCACCACAGCCGCTCCTGCGCCCGTCTGGTGCGCGCCATCAAGCTCGTGTACGGGGAGACAGTGGACAGCCTGAGAGAGGAGAGCGCCTCCTCCGGTTTTATTGGGGCGCGTGCCAAGAAGAGCAAAGAG TGTTCAGACAAGTCTTGCCTGAGGACCCCGTCTATGAAGAGGAGACCCACGGACTCCAACACGGAGGGGAAGAAGGACACCGGCATGCTCAAGTACATCCGCAACCAG GTGATGAGCCTGTCGCCGGCGCCGCTTTCGCTGCTGATCAAGGCGGCTCCCATCTTGACCGACGACATGTACGGAGACATCCAGCCAGCGGCCTGGGAGCTCCTGCTCAGTGTGGATGAACACATGGCGGCCGCGGCAG CTGCCATGTTCCTCCTGTGTGCTGTCAAGGTCCCCGACGCGGTGACCGAAATGATGATGGCAGAGTTCCAGCACCAGGAGGCCTGCCAGCGCATCAACTCCGTCCTGAAGTTTTACACACTGTGGCGTTTTCGCTACCAGGTGTGGCCTCGCATGGAAGAAGGAGCCCAGCAGATCTTTAAG aTCCCTCCCCCCAGCATCAACTTCACTCTGCCATCTCCTATACTCGGCATGCCTTGTGTTCCCATATTTGACCCTCCTTGGGTGCCCCAGAATACAGGCAGCGTCCGGGACCCGATCAATGAAGACCAGTCC ttctcCACATTAATTCAGTCAGTCCATGCCATA AAATCCTTCTCGGCGCGGGCGGTGTCGCGCTCCCACCAGCGGGCCGAGCACATCCTGAAGAacctgcagcaggaggaggagaagcgccGCCTGGGGCGCGAGGCCAGCATCATCACGGCCATCCCCGTGGCCCAGGAGGCCTGCTACGAGCCCACGTGCAGCCCCCCGcccgagcaggaggaggaag CAGAAGAAGTGGTGAACCTGGCTTCGCGCCGTCTGTCCGTCAGCCCCTCCTGCGCCTCTAGCAACTCCCACAGGAACTATTCTTTCCGTCGGGGTTCCGTGTGGTCGGTCCGCTCGCTGGCCAGCGCCGAAG atGAAGAGAACACAACGGAACACACTCCTACACACCACATGTTACAGCCTCCCCAAGCcgttttcccagcatgcatctgtgCCGCAGTCCTACCAATCGTGCACCTGATGGAGGACGGGGAGGTCCGAGAGGATGGTGTGGCCG TGAGTGCTGTTGCCCAACAAATCCTGTGGAACTGCCTAATTGAAGATCCGGCCCTGGTTCTCCGCCACTTCCTGGAAAAGCTAACAGTGAGCAATCGACAG gATGAGCTGATGTTCATGTTAAGGAAGCTGCTGCTCAACATCGGAGATCTGCCGGCTCAGACCTCTCATATCCTCTTCAACTATCTG GTGGGACTGATCATGTATTTTGTGCGGACCCCGTGTGAGTGGGGAATGGACGCCATCTCTGCCACGTTGACCTTCCTGTGGGAGGTGGTCGGCTATGTGGAGGGGCTCTTCTTCAAAGACCTCAAGCAGACCATGAAGAAGGAGCAGTGTGAAGTCAAGCTGCTGGTCACTGCATCCATGCCAG GAACCAAGACGCTGGTGGTGCATGGGCAGAACGAATGTGATATCCCAACACAGCTTCCAGTCCATGAAGACACTCAGTTTGAAGCCCTACTCAAG GAGTGCCTGGAATTTTTCAACATTCCTGAGGCCAGATCGGCACACTACTTCCTCATGGACAAACGATGGAACCTCATCCATTATAGCAAG ACATACGTGAGAGACATCTACCCCTTCCGGAGATCAGTCTCTCCGCAGCTTAACCTGGTCCACATGCTGCCTGAGAAAGGACAGGAGCTGATCCAGAAACAG GTGTTTTCCCGTAAACTAGAGGAAGTTGGACgtgtcctcttcctcatctcccTCACTCAAAACATGCCGGCCGTGCACAAGCAGTCCCACGTCTCCCTGCTGCAGGAAGACCTCCTCCGCCTGCCGTCCTTCCCGCGGACCGCCATCGACGCTGAGTTCTCGCTGGCCACCGAGCCTCAAG GCAAGGAGCTGTTTGGGCTGGACACCCTCCACAAGGTGCTGTGGAtcaagctgctggaggagatgtTCCTGGGCATGCCCAGCGAGTACCCGTGGGGCGACGAGATGATGCTGTTCCTCAACGTCTTCAACggggcgctgctgctgcaccctGAGGACAGCGCCCTCCTCAGGCAGTACACCGCCACCGCCATCAACACCGCTGTGCACTTCAACCACCTCTTCTCCTTGAGCGGCTACCAGTGGATCCTGCCGACCATGCTGCAG GTCTACGCCGACTACGAGAGCAACCCTTTACTGAGGCGCGGCATCGAGTTCTGCTGCCGGCAGTTCTACATCCTCCACCGCAAACCCTTTGTCCTGCAGCTGTTTGCCAGCGTGGCTCCACTGCTGGAATTCACA ACCAGCACCAGTACCGGTCTTTCTAAAGGAGTGTCCGCTCAGTGTCTGTTTGACCTGCTGATCTCTCTGGAGGGGGAGACCAAGGACGCTCTGGACGCTCTGGAGCTTGTTAAGGCTGAGAAGCCTCTACGCTCTTTAG ATTTTTGCTATGGGAATGAGGACCTGGCCTTCTCTGTCAGTGACTCCATCAAGCTGTGTGTCACCGTGGCTGCCTACGCCCCAGAATCCTTTAGGAG TCTGCAGATGCTGATGGTGCTGGAGGCCTTGGTCCCGTGCCACCTCCAGAAGCTGAAGATCAACACGGTTACGATGGAGTCGGCCTCAGCTGCCAGGGATGAGATTGCAGCCATCGCTGCCTTGGCCACATCCCTGCAGGCCCTCCTCTACAGCTCGGAGTCCCTCACAAg GCCCATGACAGCCCCCCAGATGTCCCGCTCTGACCAGGGCCATAAAGGAGGCACTGCAGCTAACCACGCCATGTCGGGAGGGGTCAACACCCG GGACAACCTGCACCTGCTGGAGGAAGGCCAGGGGATGCCgagggaggagctggatgagCGCATCGCCAGGGAAGAGTTCCGGCGGCCCAGGGAATCGCTGTTGAACATTTGCACCGAGTTTTACAAACATTGCGGCCCGCGACTCAAAATCCTGCAGAACGTGGCCGGGGAGCCGCGGGTCACGGCACTGGAGCTGCTGGACATCAAGTCCCACATGAG GCTGGCGGAGATCGCCCACGCCCTGCTGAAATTGGCCCCCTACGACACCCTGACCATGGAGAGCCGCGGGCTGCGGCGCTACATCATGGAGATGCTGCCCATCACCGACTGGTCGTCCGAGGCCGTCCGACCcgccctcatcctcatcctcaagAGGCTGGACCGCATGTTCAACAAGATCCACAAGATGCCTACGCTCAGGTGCGCTCGCCCACAGGCATTATGCACCAG GAGACAGGTGGAGTGGGAGGCGGCCAGCAGCCTGATCGAGGGGATCTGCCTGACCCTGCAGCGACAGCCAATCATCTCCTTCCTCCCACACCTTCGCTCGCTGATCAACGTCTGCGTCAACCTG GTGATGGGTGTGGTCGGTCCCTCCAGCGTGGCCGACgggctccctctcctccacctgagcCCCTACCTCTCGCCCCCGCTGCCCTTCAGCACAGCAGTGGTGCGCCTGGTCGCCCTGCAGATCCAG GCATTGAAGGAGGACTTTCCTCTCAGCCATGTGATCTCGCCCTTCACCAATCAGGAGAGGCGGGAGGGGATGCTGCTCAACCTGCTCATTCCCTTTGTGCTCACTGTGGGCTCTGGAAGCAAAG ACAGCCCCCACCTGGAGCAGCCggagatcttcctgctcctgcaGACGGTCATCAACATCCTGCTGCCTCCCCGGATCatctccacctcccgcacaaagAACTTCATGCTGGACGCCTCCCCGGCTCACTGCTCCACCCCGGGCGACACGGGGAAGGATCTGCGCAGGGAGGGACTGGCGGAGTCCACCAGCCAGGCCGCGTATCTGG CTCTGAAGGTGGTGTTGGTCTGCTTCGAGCGCTCGCTGGGAAACCAGTGGTACCGGCTCAGCTTGCAGGTGAAAGAGATGGCGCTGAGGAAAGTGGGCGGCTTGGCCTTCTGGGACTTCATTGACTTCATCGTCCGAACCCGCATCCCTATCTTCGTGCTGCTGAGGCCCTTCATACAGTGCAAG CTGTTGACGCAGCCCGCCGACTCCCAGGAGGAGATCACGGCCCGTCATCACATCGCCGACCAGCTGGAGCGCCGATTCATCCCGCGGCCCCTCTGCAAGAGCTCCCTGTTTGCAGAGTTCAATAACGAGCTGAAGATACTCAAGGAGGCCGTGCACAGCGGCTCTG CTTACCAGGGAAAGACGTCCATCAGCACGGTGGGCACCTCCACGTCGGCGTATCGCCTCAGTTTGGCCACAATGTCGCGCTCCAACACCGGCACCGGCACCGTGTGGGAGCAGGAGAGCCAGCCATCGCGCCAACCCTCCCAAGACACACTCAGCCGCACGGACGAGGACGACGAAGAGA ATGACTCTATGAGCATCCCCAGCGTGGTGAGCGAGCACGAGGCCTTCCTGCCCCGGATGATGGCGCAGCGCCGGTTCTCCAGCCACGCCACCGGCTCCGTGGCCTCGCAGCCCGAGGTGCCGCGCGCCACCATGCTGCCCAGCCATAG TGAACCCAATGTGCTAGATGAGTCCCAGGGCCTTCTGCAGGAGGGTAACCTCTCTAG GGTTGCCAGTGTGCAGAGTGAACCGGGCCCGCAGAACCTTCTGCTCCAGCCTCCTTTAGGAAGAAAGAGAGGCCTCAGACAG CTACGTCGCCCCCTGCTGTCCATTCCAAAGAATGAACCCCGCGGCCGATCCGGAgcgaggatctccaccacgcgCAGGGGCATCCAGCCCAAGAACAAACCACTGG CGCACGCCGACCAAAAGCGATCCGTCACCTTCACGGAGAACCAAGGCCAGGGAACCGGCGGCACGACGGAgccagcagctgaggccaggaAGGCCAGTCCGGCCCTCTCCAAGTCCCCGACCCTGGAAGCGGCCTCCGTCTCCTCGGCGACGGTGACGGCCGACCTGCACGGCCCCGCTGAGACGCAG GTTGCTCCCGCCGTAAGCAGCAAGGAGAGGCGAGAGCAGTGGGGCCTCCGCAGCAGCCTCTCCCCCCCGCACTCCATCTCCCGCCCCTCCACCCCGACACACCCGTCCCGGACCTGCTCCCCGCTGCCCCTCTCCCGGACCTGCTCCCCTCTCGCCTTGTCCcgcacctcctctcctctgcccccGCCGCTGCCGGTGCTGGGCACGGCGCCGGCGCCCggccccccgcctcctccgcctctgccGCCGGCACCTCTCctgcctccgccgccgccgggggCCCCCCGCATCCGAGAGAGCCCCGGCGACGAGGACACGGCGGCGCTGCTGCCGCGCGGCGACACCCTGCTGCAGCTGAGCGAGGACGGCGGCACGGAGAACCCCCTCCTCAGGCCGCTGCTGTCCCACCCCTcgccccgccgccgccccctgCCCTTCTCCCCGGTCgacctggacctggacgagTCGCACGTCTGA